A stretch of Gallus gallus isolate bGalGal1 chromosome 2, bGalGal1.mat.broiler.GRCg7b, whole genome shotgun sequence DNA encodes these proteins:
- the RAD54B gene encoding DNA repair and recombination protein RAD54B isoform X2: protein MHLPTSGMAKEAAAQEEPDCLTKYFSVMWCKASKKKHKKWEGDAILITKGKSVILKDMEGKDIGRGTGYKSKELDSLEEGQTLMIGGKEIEVMGVISADDFSSGRCFQAGIATHDTVPTALPQTTMKQFCKPIKSACQPSTKENILLNPQSCKPRHNPNDTNSLVMPRPNASHQCMFNKAGLPVVDVVVDPYIANNLRPHQREGIVFLYECVMGMRVSGRFGAILADEMGLGKTLQCISLVWTLLRQGVYGCKPVLKRALIVTPGSLVKNWKKEFQKWLGSERIKVFTVDQDHKVEEFISSPLYSVMIISYEMLLRSLDQIQAIEFNLLICDEGHRLKNSSIKTTTALTNLSCERRIILTGTPIQNDLQEFYALIEFVNPGVLGSLSTYRKIYEEPIVRSREPSATKEEKDLGEKRAAELTRLTGLFILRRTQEVINKFLPPKKENIIFCQPTALQLELYRKLLSSRVISSCLQGRLENSPHLICIGALKKLCNHPCLLFKALKEKCCDPKSDEHVESSLYEGLTDVFPQDYTSDTFSEIDSGKLQVLVKLLAAIRELSSSERVVLVSNYTQTLNVLQETCKCYGYSYTRLDGNTPVSQRQQIVDSFNSKFSPAFIFLLSSKAGGVGLNLVGASHLILYDIDWNPATDIQAMARVWRDGQKCTVHIYRLLTTGTIEEKIYQRQISKQDLSGAVVDLSKTSEHIHFSVEELRNLFTLHENSSCVTHDLLECDCMGNKDHQNPSSKKPSVSRCCQLRQDQGKHNSKKPLSMSQLMQWKHFSGQHQALPDPFLERIKENVSFIFQNVTNATSPTQ, encoded by the exons ATGCATTTGCCAACATCAGGGATGGCAAAGGAAGCAGCAGCGCAGGAAGAACCTGACTGCCTCACGAAGTATTTCAGTGTTATGTGGTGTAAGGCATCAAAGAAGAAGCACAAGAAGTGGGAAGGCGATGCTATTCTTATTACAAAAGGAAAGTCAGTAATATTGAAAGACATGGAAGGCAAAGACATTGGCAGAG GTACTGGATATAAATCTAAAGAGTTAGACAGTCTTGAGGAAGGTCAAACACTGATGattggaggaaaagaaattgaagtgATGGGTGTAATTTCAGCAGATGACTTCAGCAGTGGCAGGTGTTTTCAGGCTGGAATAGCGACTCATGACACAGTCCCAACTGCTTTACCTCAAACTACCATGAAACAATTCTGTAAGCCAATCAAAAGTGCCTGCCAACCCAGTACTAAAGAGAATATTCTCCTCAATCCTCAGAGCTGCAAACCTCGTCACAATCCAAATGATACAA ATTCCCTAGTTATGCCAAGACCAAATGCAAGTCATCAGTGCATGTTCAACAAGGCTGGTTTACCTGTGGTGGATGTCGTCGTGGATCCTTACATTGCAAATAATCTCCGACCACATCAGAGAGAAGGAATTGTATTTCTATATGAATGTGTAATGGGAATGAG AGTTAGTGGCAGATTTGGAGCTATTCTTGCTGATGAAATGGGCTTAGGAAAAACATTGCAGTGCATTTCACTTGTCTGGACCCTTCTGCGTCAAGGGGTCTATGGATGTAAACCTGTACTAAAGCGAGCACTAATTGTCACCCCTGGGAGTCTGgtaaaaaactggaaaaaagaatttcagaaatggCTGGGAAGCGAAAGGATCAAAGTCTTTACAGTTGATCAG GACCACAAAGTAGAAGAATTCATCAGTTCTCCACTTTATTCAGTTATGATAATCAGCTATGAGATGCTACTACGATCTCTGGATCAAATTCAGGCTATAGAATTTAACCTCCTGATCTGTGATGAAGGACATCGTCTGAAAAATAGCTCTATTAAGACAACTACAGCCCTCACTAATCTGTCTTGTGAGAGGAGGATTATCCTTACTG gtACTCCAATCCAAAATGACTTACAAGAATTTTATGCATTAATAGAATTTGTAAATCCAGGAGTACTTGGTTCTTTATCCACATACAGAAAGATATATGAGGAGCCCATCGTCAGATCTAGAGAACCTTCAGCAACAAAG gaggaaaaggatttaggagaaaaaagagcagcagaactCACACGCCTCACTGGACTCTTTATTCTTAGGAGAACACAGGAGGTTATAAACAAATTTCTTCCACCAAAAAAGGAGAACATAATCTTCTGCCAaccaacagcactgcagcttgaATTGTATCGGAAACTGCTCAGTTCTCGAGTTATTAGCTCCTGTCTACAAGGCAGGCTAGAAAATAGTCCTCACCTAATATGCATAGGAGCTTTGAAAAAACTTTGCAATCATCCATGTCTTCTGTTCAAAGCTTTAAAG gaaaaatgcTGTGATCCGAAAAGTGATGAGCATGTTGAGTCCAGTCTCTATGAAGGTCTAACAGATGTCTTTCCACAAGATTATACTTCTGACACTTTCTCTGAAATTGATTCAGGAAAATTGCAGGTGCTGGTGAAGTTGTTAGCAGCTATCCGAGAGCTCAGCTCTTCTGAAAG AGTTGTACTGGTATCCAATTACACTCAGACACTGAACGTACTACAGGAGACATGCAAATGTTACGGATATTCTTATACTAGACTTGATGGAAATACTCCCGTCTCCCAGAGGCAACAGATTGTTGATAGTTTTAATAGTAAATTCAGCCCAGCTTTCATCTTTTTGCTGAGTTCAAAAGCTGGTGGAGTGGGACTGAATCTGGTTGGAGCTTCTCACTTGATCCTATATGATATCGACTGGAATCCAGCTACTGATATTCAG gcAATGGCCAGAGTGTGGAGAGATGGTCAGAAATGTACTGTACATATCTACAGACTTCTAACCACAG GCACAATAGAAGAAAAGATTTATCAAAGACAAATCAGCAAACAGGACCTTTCGGGGGCAGTTGTAGACCTTTCCAAGACATCTGAACATATCCATTTTTCTGTTGAGGAGCTCAGAAATCTCTTTACACTTCATGAGAATTCCAGCTGTGTTACCCATGACTTACTTGAATGTGATTGTATGGGAAACAAAGACCATCAAA ATCCTTCTTCAAAAAAACCTTCAGTGTCTAGATGTTGTCAGCTCAGACAAGATCAGGGGAAACATAATTCAAAGAAACCTCTCTCCATGTCACAGTTGATGCAATGGAAGcatttctctgggcaacatcAGGCTCTACCTGATCCTTTTCTtgaaaggataaaagaaaatgtttctttcattttccagaatgtAACCAATGCAACTTCCCCCACCCAATAA